The Apis mellifera strain DH4 linkage group LG13, Amel_HAv3.1, whole genome shotgun sequence genome includes a region encoding these proteins:
- the Br-c gene encoding broad-complex isoform X2, which produces MVDTQHFCLRWNNYQSSITSAFENLRDDEDFVDVTLACDGRSLKAHRVVLSACSPYFRELLKSTPCKHPVIVLQDVAFSDLHALVEFIYHGEVNVHQRSLSSFLKTAEVLRVSGLTQQADQTDRDELSHVRALAAGGNHLPFHEKLEESFPRGGSPPTPVTPTPTTVQQLLRRAQIRRNERRTPDPHDETAKKPRVLSPPLNNNDATPTDFSMGVKNNHVSSKVEGNGVHEENSPLEDNIKCEPLELTGGNSGNAAGNNEDSSDSGAAASDRPPASASSNEHEAESEHTSTPNFLSETKIFPPTPGSFNFSMAALATEHTPLSGMGHGLQPPDLAGTSQDREVAEEDGGWQSPTNGDGQRQTGQSSHSTGTSQCEMMQEHQQHHPADLPIIDLLDDINDQMQIVLKSEPLSPKIDELESCLLTEQIDLQSETRDSACNNNAPGNGQQMRQQPRQQQQQQQQQQQPRTVASTNESVPFADLRWLMQNGNSQAPSSKHVRGDGRAQAQAEGQDLKYTGRSISGTYCSFCQKTFSRAWSLQRHLADTHFYVPQSLCCDQCGRSYKSRNSLVSHKSQYHAKKERKEHEEQCEAKYWQTPMV; this is translated from the exons ATGGTAGATACGCAACACTTTTGTCTGCGATGGAACAATTACCAAAGCAGTATAACGTCGGCATTTGAGAACTTGAGGGACGATGAGGATTTTGTGGACGTCACATTGGCCTGCGATGGCAGAAGCCTCAAAGCGCACCGCGTCGTACTTTCCGCTTGCAGCCCCTATTTTAGAGAATTGCTCAAG AGCACACCGTGTAAACACCCGGTGATAGTACTTCAGGACGTAGCGTTCAGCGACTTGCACGCATTGGTCGAGTTCATCTATCACGGGGAGGTGAACGTGCATCAGCGTTCCCTTAGCAGTTTTTTGAAGACTGCCGAAGTCCTCAGGGTATCGGGGCTTACGCAACAGGCAGACCAAACGGACAGGGACGAG CTGTCCCACGTGCGCGCGTTGGCCGCCGGCGGGAATCACCTTCCTTTCCACGAGAAATTGGAGGAGAGTTTTCCCAGGGGTGGCTCGCCACCGACGCCTGTCACCCCGACACCGACCACCGTGCAGCAATTGTTGCGCAGAGCGCAGATACGCAGGAACGAGAGACGGACGCCCGATCCCCACGATGAGACGGCGAAGAAGCCGAGGGTGCTGTCGCCTCCGCTCAACAACAACGACGCTACGCCCACCGATTTCTCGATGGGGGTGAAGAACAACCACGTGTCGAGCAAGGTGGAGGGGAACGGGGTCCACGAGGAGAACAGCCCCCTCGAGGACAATATCAAGTGCGAGCCGTTGGAGCTGACAGGTGGCAACAGCGGTAACGCGGCGGGGAACAACGAGGACTCGTCGGATTCCGGCGCGGCGGCGTCCGATCGGCCGCCCGCGTCGGCGAGCAGTAACGAGCACGAGGCCGAGTCCGAGCACACGTCCACCCCCAATTTTTTGTCCGAGACGAAAATCTTCCCGCCCACGCCGGGAAGCTTTAATTTCAGTATGGCGGCGCTGGCCACGGAGCATACACCGTTGTCAG GAATGGGCCACGGGTTGCAACCACCGGACTTGGCAGGAACTTCGCAAG ACCGGGAGGTCGCCGAGGAGGACGGGGGTTGGCAGTCCCCTACCAACGGAGACGGTCAACGGCAAACCGGCCAATCGAGCCATAGTACGGGAACTAGTCAGTGCGAGATGATGCAGGAGCATCAGCAACACCATCCTGCGGACCTACCCATTATCGATCTCTTAGACGACATTAACGATCAGATGCAGATCGTGCTCAAGTCGGAACCTCTGTCGCCCAAGATAGACGAGCTCGAGTCCTGTTTGCTCACCGAGCAGATCGATCTGCAGTCGGAAACTCGGGACTCGGCCTGCAATAACAATGCCCCAGGTAACGGGCAACAGATGCGCCAGCAGCCCAggcaacagcaacagcagcaacagcaacagcagcagccgAGGACGGTCGCCTCGACGAACGAGAGCGTGCCGTTCGCCGATCTTCGCTGGTTGATGCAAAACGGGAACTCGCAGGCCCCGTCCTCGAAGCACGTCCGTGGCGACGGAAGGGCACAGGCACAGGCCGAGGGTCAGGATCTCAAGTACACGGGCCGCTCGATCAGCGGCACTTACTGTAGCTTTTGCCAGAAGACTTTCTCCCGCGCCTGGTCCCTGCAGAGACATCTGGCGGACACGCATTTTTACGTGCCGCAGTCGCTCTGCTGCGACCAGTGCGGCAGGAGTTACAAGTCGAGGAACAGTCTGGTCAGCCATAAGAGCCAGTATCACGCGAAGAAAGAGCGGAAGGAGCACGAGGAACAGTGCGAGGCGAAGTATTGGCAGACACCGATGGTCTAG
- the LOC107965398 gene encoding U1 small nuclear ribonucleoprotein 70 kDa-like has protein sequence MSRAGYESNERTNERKNKSGERNGGKRRRGRVGRTGVGAGLGRTRGRERERGSERKGRRGRGGKDGETEREREREKKRRATRRKKRAREREKDRVRDRRKRGTERVREREREKSKVSRT, from the exons ATGTCTCGCGCCGGATACGAGagcaacgaacgaacgaacgaacgaaagaacAAGTCGGGCGAGAGAAACGGAGGCAAACggag ACGGGGGAGGGTGGGCCGAACGGGAGTCGGTGCGGGCTTAGGAAGGACGAggggacgagagagagagcgaggaaGCGAGCGAAAAGGGCGGAGGGGCCGTGGAGGGAAGGacggagagacagagagagagagagagagagagaaaaagaggagggcGACCCGAAGGAAAAAGCGTGCTAGGGAGCGAGAGAAGGACCGTGTGAGAGACAGGCGGAAGAGAGGGacagagagagtgagagagagagagagagagaagagcaaAGTTTCGCGGACGTAG
- the Br-c gene encoding broad-complex isoform X1 has product MVDTQHFCLRWNNYQSSITSAFENLRDDEDFVDVTLACDGRSLKAHRVVLSACSPYFRELLKSTPCKHPVIVLQDVAFSDLHALVEFIYHGEVNVHQRSLSSFLKTAEVLRVSGLTQQADQTDRDELSHVRALAAGGNHLPFHEKLEESFPRGGSPPTPVTPTPTTVQQLLRRAQIRRNERRTPDPHDETAKKPRVLSPPLNNNDATPTDFSMGVKNNHVSSKVEGNGVHEENSPLEDNIKCEPLELTGGNSGNAAGNNEDSSDSGAAASDRPPASASSNEHEAESEHTSTPNFLSETKIFPPTPGSFNFSMAALATEHTPLSVKFPGMGHGLQPPDLAGTSQDREVAEEDGGWQSPTNGDGQRQTGQSSHSTGTSQCEMMQEHQQHHPADLPIIDLLDDINDQMQIVLKSEPLSPKIDELESCLLTEQIDLQSETRDSACNNNAPGNGQQMRQQPRQQQQQQQQQQQPRTVASTNESVPFADLRWLMQNGNSQAPSSKHVRGDGRAQAQAEGQDLKYTGRSISGTYCSFCQKTFSRAWSLQRHLADTHFYVPQSLCCDQCGRSYKSRNSLVSHKSQYHAKKERKEHEEQCEAKYWQTPMV; this is encoded by the exons ATGGTAGATACGCAACACTTTTGTCTGCGATGGAACAATTACCAAAGCAGTATAACGTCGGCATTTGAGAACTTGAGGGACGATGAGGATTTTGTGGACGTCACATTGGCCTGCGATGGCAGAAGCCTCAAAGCGCACCGCGTCGTACTTTCCGCTTGCAGCCCCTATTTTAGAGAATTGCTCAAG AGCACACCGTGTAAACACCCGGTGATAGTACTTCAGGACGTAGCGTTCAGCGACTTGCACGCATTGGTCGAGTTCATCTATCACGGGGAGGTGAACGTGCATCAGCGTTCCCTTAGCAGTTTTTTGAAGACTGCCGAAGTCCTCAGGGTATCGGGGCTTACGCAACAGGCAGACCAAACGGACAGGGACGAG CTGTCCCACGTGCGCGCGTTGGCCGCCGGCGGGAATCACCTTCCTTTCCACGAGAAATTGGAGGAGAGTTTTCCCAGGGGTGGCTCGCCACCGACGCCTGTCACCCCGACACCGACCACCGTGCAGCAATTGTTGCGCAGAGCGCAGATACGCAGGAACGAGAGACGGACGCCCGATCCCCACGATGAGACGGCGAAGAAGCCGAGGGTGCTGTCGCCTCCGCTCAACAACAACGACGCTACGCCCACCGATTTCTCGATGGGGGTGAAGAACAACCACGTGTCGAGCAAGGTGGAGGGGAACGGGGTCCACGAGGAGAACAGCCCCCTCGAGGACAATATCAAGTGCGAGCCGTTGGAGCTGACAGGTGGCAACAGCGGTAACGCGGCGGGGAACAACGAGGACTCGTCGGATTCCGGCGCGGCGGCGTCCGATCGGCCGCCCGCGTCGGCGAGCAGTAACGAGCACGAGGCCGAGTCCGAGCACACGTCCACCCCCAATTTTTTGTCCGAGACGAAAATCTTCCCGCCCACGCCGGGAAGCTTTAATTTCAGTATGGCGGCGCTGGCCACGGAGCATACACCGTTGTCAG TGAAATTTCCAGGAATGGGCCACGGGTTGCAACCACCGGACTTGGCAGGAACTTCGCAAG ACCGGGAGGTCGCCGAGGAGGACGGGGGTTGGCAGTCCCCTACCAACGGAGACGGTCAACGGCAAACCGGCCAATCGAGCCATAGTACGGGAACTAGTCAGTGCGAGATGATGCAGGAGCATCAGCAACACCATCCTGCGGACCTACCCATTATCGATCTCTTAGACGACATTAACGATCAGATGCAGATCGTGCTCAAGTCGGAACCTCTGTCGCCCAAGATAGACGAGCTCGAGTCCTGTTTGCTCACCGAGCAGATCGATCTGCAGTCGGAAACTCGGGACTCGGCCTGCAATAACAATGCCCCAGGTAACGGGCAACAGATGCGCCAGCAGCCCAggcaacagcaacagcagcaacagcaacagcagcagccgAGGACGGTCGCCTCGACGAACGAGAGCGTGCCGTTCGCCGATCTTCGCTGGTTGATGCAAAACGGGAACTCGCAGGCCCCGTCCTCGAAGCACGTCCGTGGCGACGGAAGGGCACAGGCACAGGCCGAGGGTCAGGATCTCAAGTACACGGGCCGCTCGATCAGCGGCACTTACTGTAGCTTTTGCCAGAAGACTTTCTCCCGCGCCTGGTCCCTGCAGAGACATCTGGCGGACACGCATTTTTACGTGCCGCAGTCGCTCTGCTGCGACCAGTGCGGCAGGAGTTACAAGTCGAGGAACAGTCTGGTCAGCCATAAGAGCCAGTATCACGCGAAGAAAGAGCGGAAGGAGCACGAGGAACAGTGCGAGGCGAAGTATTGGCAGACACCGATGGTCTAG